In Pseudomonas campi, the sequence ATGAGTTATCCAATACGCGGACGGAATGCCTCTTTCCCTAGAGTAGCTTAGCAACTTCTCCAGATCAGTTCGCGCGGCACCCTCATTGGTCTGCCCGTACTTCCAATGCCCTGTACAGGAAACAAAAAAAGACTCAATGATGAGAAAGTCCACTTCAGCAAAATCTAATATATCCCTCCATGTACCTGGCAGAGCAACATGCAGCCGCCCCTCGTAGCGCAACCCTTGATAGAGCTTCTCGCCAACAACCGCAGCCATATTTAATGAGGAGTTTGGTTTCCGCTTTCTCGGCTCGAAAAAGTCTACTGGAGGATGCCAGACCGACTCTCCGTGCACTCGCGCAACTTCCGCCTCAAAAAAACTCATCGAACTTCTCCACTTTTATAAATAACGGAACCACTCCCGAGCTGGCAGTGGCTCCGCTCTTAGAGAGCTACCACTTAATACCTTTAAAGATCACATCCTTGCGAATGCTGTCTTTGTACCTATCGACCACCTTGAACATGCCCGCCACCACCTCGTCAGTGAGGTAGTGCGGCTTCACACCCAAGTCGATCAGGCCTTGGTAGGACGGATTGTAGTAGTGCTCTTCCGCCTCTTTACGCGGGTTGTCCAGGTGGTTGACCTTGACGTCATAGCCCAGCGACTGCCCGACTTTCTGTACTTTTTCGGCCAGCTGGTTGGCGGAGAAGGTTTCCATGATCTGGTTGAAGATGCGCAGTTCGCCCTTGGCCGCAGGGCTCATCTCCGCGTGATGCACGCACTGCAGGGTGTCCTTGATGTTGAGGTAGCCACGCGTCTGGCCGCCTTTGCCGTAAACGGTCAGCGGGTAATCGACAACGGCCTGGACGATGAAGCGGTTAACGATGGTGCCGAACACTTCGTCATAGTTGAAGATGGTGCTCAGCCGTGGGTCGATCGCCGCTTCGTCGGTTTCGATACCGTAAACCGGGCCCTGCATCAGGTCGGTGACTCGCAGATCCCACATACGCACGCCGAACCACATGAGATCGGTGTCCATCACCTTGGTGGTGTGGTAGATGGAGCCGGCAGCACGCGGGAACAGGAACTTGCCCTTGCGGCCTTTATGCTCGATCTCGATCCAGCCTTCTTCGATATCGATGTTGGGCGTGCCGTATTCGCCCATGGTGCCCAGTTTGATGATGTGGGTATCACGAGAGAAGTCGCGCACGGCGAACATCAGGTTGTTGGTGACTCGCAGATTGTTGACGATGGTCAGGTCGGCGTGGGCATAGTCGATCAGCGAGTACGGCGCCGACGGCTGTTCTGCGTAGTGCACCACGGTTTCCGGGATGCCGGTGAAAGCCGGGTTGATGCACCAGTTATACTTCACACTACCGTCGAACAGCGAGCGCATGACTTGCGGCTCGGCCAGATCGCCAATCACCACCTTGATTTCGTGCCCCGTCAGCTCGTGCCAGATCTTGGCCCGCTCCATGAGGGTCGGCACCGGATACAGCATGCCGACGTCCAGCGTCTGGCAGTTGTTGCGGCGCAAGTAGTTGTCAACCACGGTCACCTGGTGGCCGCGGGCGGAGAAGTACATGGCAGAAGGCCAACCCAAGTAACCGTCACCGCCGAGAATCAAAACGTGCATCTTTTGCTCCTGATAGTTTCAGGCAGCCGCTGGAGCTGCCGGAATTGTGTTGATGATCCAGTTCAGATCAGGTTGTTTTCGACGAGGAATACGCCCAGCTCTTCCTGGCTCAGTTTTGGTTCATTCGCCGAGTTGTAGGGGTTGTCGACCTGTGTGGAGAGAACGCCCTGATAGCTGTAGTCGATATCGGTGAAGCGCTTCATGATCGCCGGTTTGATGACGAAGTAATGCTCAAGCTCGATGGCGCGGCCGGTCTCTTCACCGGTCATCAGTTCTTCGTAGAGCTTCTCGCCTGGCTTGACACCAATTTCCTTGATCTCGACGGTGCTCGGGTCCCGGTCGTATTCGGCCGCCAGCTTGCGGATCATCACTTCGGCAAGATCCTTGATCGAAATGACCGGCATTTTGGTAACGAATACTTCGCCGCCCTTGGCCAACATGGCGGAGTCGATGATCAGTTGAACCGACTGTTCAACGCTCATGATGAAACGGGTCATTTCGTGGTGAGTCAGGGTCAGCGGGCCGCCCTTGCGCAATTGCTCGCGGAAGATGGGGATGACCGAACCACGGGAGCCAAGAACGTTACCGAAACGGGTAGAGGCAAAGATGCAGCCGGACTTCTTGAACTCGACGTTGGCGGCGGTGATCAGGCGCTCACCCATGAGCTTGGAAGTGCCCATGACGTTGGTCGGGTTAACGGCTTTGTCCGAGCTGGTGAAGATGACCTTCGATACGCCAGCATTAACGGCAGCCCGCACAACGTTATCGACACCGAGGATGTTGGTTTGCACCGCTTCGTGCGGGACTTGCTCGCAGAGGATGACGTGTTTGAAGGCAGCCGTGTGGAAGACCAGATCCACGCCTTCCATTTTGCGGGTGAGGGCGGACTCGTCACGGATGTCGCACAAGTAGAAATGCACGTTCGCGTGGTCGCTGTAGGTTTCAGTCTGGTAGAACAACTCGCTTTCGTTGTTGTCGAGCACGACCAGTTCTTTCACCGCGTACTTGTGCACCAGTTGATGGACCAGTTCCTTGCCCACAGTGCCGCAGCCACCGGTCACCAGTACTTTCTTGTCTTCGAAAAACATTGTCATGTCGAATTCCTGTGATTCATGCCCTGGAAGCATACTTCTCTTAATTTGGGAGGCTGCAGAACCTGAGGAAAGCACCGCTATTGACTTGAAGCTGAGCGGTTGCAGGAGCTGAGTGCAACATGGGGCATCATGCCGCATAGCCATGGCCTTCTGCATCACCTCACCCATAACTTCGATGGGGCACCTAAAGTCGAAGCGCTTACGCAGTCGCATGTTCAGTATGCGATGGCATCCAACTCCTTCGGGCTGTGTACCGACAGGTCTGTGCTCTTGGGCAAGTACTGGCGGATCAGGCCATTTATGTTTTCGTTGCCGCCGCGCTGCCAAAGGCTGTGCGGGTCGCAGAAGTAAATTGCCACCCTGGTCTGCTGGGTGATTTCAGCATGCCGCACCATTTCTCGACCCTGGCCGTAGGTCATGCTCTTGCGCATCGCCAGCGGCATGCCATTGAGCGCTGCACTGAAGCCTTCCATCGCCGATGGTTGCCGTCGCGTCATTCATCTTCACCAGCATCAGATAACCACTGGTGCGCTCCACCAACGTGTCTACAGACGAGGCGTTGGCCTTGCCCTTGATCAGGTCGCCTTCCCAAATGCCCTGGCATCAGCCGGTCTTCGATCTCCGGCGGGCGCACATGAATGCTGACCATCTCAGGGATCTGACCGCGCCCATCTACGTCGCCAGAGCGCGGCCGGCGCGTTATCTTGCTTTGGCGCAGACAGATGATCAGCTCCTTACGCAGCTCGCCGACCGGCAAGGCATTGATCGCGTTATAGATCGTCTCGCGATAGACGTAGGCATCTCTGAGGCTGGGAATGTTCATGCTGCGCAGCTTGCCGGCAATCTGCTCGGGAGACAAACGCTCACGAGCATATGGGCCATCAACTCGAAACGCTCGCTACCCGGCAACAGCTTTCGCCTCGGTCGATAAACCTGGCGGTGGGCCTGCATCTGCTGCTGAGCCACGCGGGCCGAGTAGCCGCTACAGGCATCTCGATTGCGGCGCAGCTTCCGGCTGATGGTCGAAGGGGATCGGGTGATCAAGCAGGCATTCCTACGCAGGCTGAAGCCTTGGGCATGACCGATTTGAATGGTGGCGCGCTCTTCAACGCTGAGTTCGGAATAAGACATAGGGGCAGCACCGTACCGAAATGGCCAGGTGTTGCACTGTAGTGGTCAACCCATCCCTGACAGTGGGCCGAAGTTTTTCTTCGGCCACCGCAGGTGGCAGCCAGTCGTTGTATTGATGCGGCCTGATCCAGTTATAGCGATGCATCAGGTAATGGCTGATATCTCGTTGGGCCTCCTGGGCTGTCAGGTAACCGGTCGCAGGAATCCACTCCGACTTTAGACTTCGGAACAACCGCTCCATCGGCGAGTTATCCCGGCAGTTGCCCCGGCGGCTCATGCTCTGTTCCAGCCGATATCGCCACAACCGCTGCCGAAACAGCCGGCTGGCGTATTGGCTGCCCTGATCGGAATGAAACAGCACCTGCTGCGGTTTGCCTCGCTGCTCGTAGGACATGTCCAGTGCCTTGATGGCCAGCTCGGTATCCGGCTTGGTGGAAAGCGCCCAGCCGACCACTCGCCTTGTATGCAGATCCAGCACCGCCGCGAAGTAATGCCAGCGGCCTTGTGCCCAGATGTAGGTTATGTCGCTGCACCACACCCGGTTGGGTCGTTCGGTGGTGAACTCGAGGTTCAGCCGGTTAGGTATATCTGGCGGCTCAACCTTAGCCTGCTCGTAAGCGTGCGAGTCTGGTTGCTTGCTGACCAGACCCAACTCACGTATCAACCCACGCACACGAAAGCGGCCAATGCTTACGCCATCCTCACGCTGCATGCCCAGAATGCTGCGGCTGCCAGCAGAGCCTCGACTCTGGTTGAACAGTTGGCTGACCTGACTGCGCAGTGCAACGCGGCGTGCATCAACACGGCAGCGTCGAAGGCGATGGGCGTAGTAGCAAGACCGTACCACGTCGAAGGCTGAACAGATCACTTCCACAGACTCCCGCTCACTCAACTGGTCTATCAGCGCGTACGATTGAACTCGTCCGACATCAAGAGAGCGGTAGCCTTTGTTAGGATCGCTTTCTCCCGCTTCAGTCGGTCGATCCTGGCTTCCCGCTCCTGGATTTTCTGCTGTTCGGGAGTCAATGCTTTGCTCTTCGGGGTAACGCTCAGGCGCTCCTCTTGAAGCTGGTTTACCCATCGGCGCAGGGCCGATTCAACCAACCCCAGCGAACGGGCTGCTTCGATATGGCTGTAGCCTTGGTCGAGCACCAGGCCGGCGGCCTCTCGTTTGAACACGGGCGTAAAGGAACGACGTTGCTTGGTCATCAGACACCTCTTTATAGCGAGCATTCTCGCCCTAAATGGGTGTCCGGGATCAGTAGACCACTACACGCCGCGCGAGGAAGTCACGCGGCGCTTTTCCCGCCAGCGGATCATGCGGCGGATGGCGTCTGATGTGTTAGCTCAGGTAAAGCCTGTCGTTGAAGCTGCGCATGCGGATCGGCGCTAGAGCGACTTGAAATACTTAAGAGTGAGTCAGCGCTACTTTGACTGGTTCACAGTGTTAGGTTCTCGGCTCGGGTTGTTCAGGAATGAGTACAGTGTATTTTCGAATTGGCTCGGACAAAGCCGGAACGGTATCAATTGCGAACCTTGTTGAAGGTAACTCTGGGGCATTCAGTGCCCATGGAGTTTGTGCGCCGGTACGTAATTGTATATTCCTATTGGAACAGATTCAGCAAGAGCGGCAGCTTTCTCTGCCCTGCACTTTTATTGAAAAAGATCCTGATAGACGTATGCTCTCGGAAGGCTTCCTTCGTGCATATAAGGCGGGTGAGCATGCGCGGTCAGATATTTTCCTTACCACGGAATCGCTGTGGGGAAGATTATCGAAGGCTAGAGTTGATGATGTTCGCAAGGGAGAGCAAGCCCTTCGATTTCTAGAGGCTTTTCGTGATTTTTTCCGCTCGCATAATTTCAAAATTGTACTGCATCTGCGTCGCATAGACCTCTACTTGGAATCGTTATACAAGCAAGAAGTCAAAGCAGCGCGCACAGTAAGCTGGGACGTGCTTCGTGAGAAAACTTCTGCCGTTCGGGCCTTTGCTTTTTTTCGCTTATTAGAGCAGTGCTTTGGTCCTGAAAATATCATTGTGCGGCCTTTCGAACGATCCCAGCTTTATAAGCAATGTGCTGTGCAGGACATGCTGAAAATCATGGGCCTGGCAGACTATGCCCATGAATTCAGCGTGGTGCATGGCAATGAGGGACTGCATCGCGATCTTATGGAGACGCTCATTCACATGAATGCGCGCCATGGGAAGGTTGCCTCCAATTCGGCACTGTTGTCTGTAAGCAGTCGCTTGAAGAGTGAGTTTGATTTCAAGGACGTCGGTAGCATCTTGGATATCCAAACGCGCTACGAACTCTTAGAGGAATATAAGGAGTTCTACCAGTATTTGGCTGGTAACTATGCGAAGCAAGATTCATTGTTTCTCGAAGAAATCCCTAGCGATCAGCATTTAAGCTATAGCCTTTCGTCAGAGCGTGCCGCTCTTATCGAGCGGCTGGTTTTTCAAGCGGCACAGGCAGAGGCCGTTGTGTGCTCCGCGCATTGATTATGAGCGCCCCGGCAGATAGCCCCGTTTACTGGTAAGCCAGCCATCTTTAGTATTACGAGGGAGGGCATAGCTGATAATCCAATCTGTATAGATACGTCTGGTCTTATTGCCTGCGGGTAATAACCAGTCGTTCGGCATGGTGCGTATTTGCGCGCTGTCGCCTCAGTATGCATGCGTCGATAATCACAGAACCTGACCGTCGCTGAGCAGTTTGCCAGTTAAATGGGCGGCATTATTCTTCGCTGTTGCTGGGCGGGTAGTGCAGCAGTAAGTGTGATTGGCTTTAGGGCGTATGACGCCCAGCACCCTGCCGGGTTTACTTCGGTAAGAGTCATTATATTTTTCCGTAAGTGATGCGCTTTTATAGGTGTTGTAAAGTGATGGTTAGTTGGTTTTCGATTTGCTCTAGTTGGTTCGTTTTTCTTGAGTAGCGCTCAGCTGGGCTTCGCTAGTGGGTGTGCTGGTATTCTGAGAGAAAGGGAAGTCAGGAAATTTTTCCCACTCTTTGGCAACCCAGAGTGAGCCGAACTTGTTTAGATGATTTGTGTCATCAAACAACCTTGTGTCGTAAGCG encodes:
- a CDS encoding NAD-dependent epimerase/dehydratase family protein, translating into MHVLILGGDGYLGWPSAMYFSARGHQVTVVDNYLRRNNCQTLDVGMLYPVPTLMERAKIWHELTGHEIKVVIGDLAEPQVMRSLFDGSVKYNWCINPAFTGIPETVVHYAEQPSAPYSLIDYAHADLTIVNNLRVTNNLMFAVRDFSRDTHIIKLGTMGEYGTPNIDIEEGWIEIEHKGRKGKFLFPRAAGSIYHTTKVMDTDLMWFGVRMWDLRVTDLMQGPVYGIETDEAAIDPRLSTIFNYDEVFGTIVNRFIVQAVVDYPLTVYGKGGQTRGYLNIKDTLQCVHHAEMSPAAKGELRIFNQIMETFSANQLAEKVQKVGQSLGYDVKVNHLDNPRKEAEEHYYNPSYQGLIDLGVKPHYLTDEVVAGMFKVVDRYKDSIRKDVIFKGIKW
- a CDS encoding SDR family NAD(P)-dependent oxidoreductase; this translates as MTMFFEDKKVLVTGGCGTVGKELVHQLVHKYAVKELVVLDNNESELFYQTETYSDHANVHFYLCDIRDESALTRKMEGVDLVFHTAAFKHVILCEQVPHEAVQTNILGVDNVVRAAVNAGVSKVIFTSSDKAVNPTNVMGTSKLMGERLITAANVEFKKSGCIFASTRFGNVLGSRGSVIPIFREQLRKGGPLTLTHHEMTRFIMSVEQSVQLIIDSAMLAKGGEVFVTKMPVISIKDLAEVMIRKLAAEYDRDPSTVEIKEIGVKPGEKLYEELMTGEETGRAIELEHYFVIKPAIMKRFTDIDYSYQGVLSTQVDNPYNSANEPKLSQEELGVFLVENNLI